A genomic segment from Zygotorulaspora mrakii chromosome 1, complete sequence encodes:
- a CDS encoding glycosyltransferase family 32 protein (similar to Saccharomyces cerevisiae CSH1 (YBR161W) and SUR1 (YPL057C); ancestral locus Anc_8.514), translated as MRKELKYMIYGNLTILGIILYVTFDLLTLAIDDTFQDALREEELNPPQGAEERPMLIPKIIHQTYKTEEIPDVWKEGQQRCKDLHPDYEYILWTDKMSVEFIEKEYPWFLDTFKNYRYPIERADAIRYFILSYYGGVYIDLDDGCERSLDRLLTVPAFARKTSPTGISNDVLGSVPGHPFFDKLMHSLKKYDRNWLVPYITIMASTGPLFVSMVWKQYKRWGVPKDGVVRILQPADYKMHANSFFSISKGSSWHMGDAKFVKSLANHILACVVAGFVFAFFVLYSEYCFYCWLCSRSTAKKSAASSTTATIAGKVLNFFRSIPMCSRGVNFDSTERLADGQLSDQRSSLNERQRQNRIRKDSNLPFSFLLSDLEKNDPNFTDLSN; from the coding sequence ATGAGGAAAGAGCTAAAATACATGATATATGGTAACCTGACCATATTGGGTATCATCCTGTATGTGACGTTCGACCTGCTGACACTGGCGATTGACGATACCTTCCAGGACGCGCTCAGGGAAGAGGAGCTTAACCCTCCCCAGGGCGCCGAGGAGAGGCCCATGTTGATTCCCAAGATCATCCACCAGACGTACAAGACGGAGGAGATCCCGGACGTGTGGAAAGAGGGACAGCAGCGGTGTAAGGATTTGCATCCGGACTATGAGTACATCTTGTGGACCGACAAGATGTCTGTGGAATTCATCGAGAAGGAGTACCCGTGGTTCCTGGACACGTTCAAGAACTACCGGTACCCCATCGAGAGGGCGGATGCGATCAGATATTTCATTCTGTCGTACTACGGGGGCGTGTACATCGACTTGGATGACGGGTGTGAGAGGAGTCTGGACCGGCTACTGACGGTGCCGGCATTTGCACGTAAGACGTCACCCACAGGTATCTCTAACGACGTTCTGGGGTCGGTGCCGGGCCATCCATTTTTCGACAAACTGATGCACtctctgaaaaaatacGATAGAAACTGGCTCGTGCCCTACATCACCATCATGGCGTCGACGGGCCCTCTCTTTGTCAGTATGGTTTGGAAACAGTACAAGCGATGGGGGGTGCCAAAGGACGGCGTGGTCAGAATACTTCAGCCGGCCGATTACAAGATGCATGCGAACTCGTTCTTCTCTATCAGCAAGGGCTCTTCGTGGCACATGGGTGACGCGAAGTTTGTGAAATCGCTTGCTAACCACATTTTGGCGTGCGTTGTTGCCGGGTTTGTGTTTGcgttttttgttctttacTCCGAGTATTGCTTTTACTGTTGGCTATGCTCAAGATCAACTGCCAAGAAGAGTGCGGCGTCATCGACAACAGCGACAATAGCGGGAAAGGTTTTGAACTTCTTCCGCTCCATTCCGATGTGCAGCAGAGGGGTAAATTTCGATTCAACTGAAAGACTGGCCGATGGTCAACTGTCGGATCAACGCTCCTCATTGAATGAAAGACAGAGACAAAATCGTATAAGGAAGGACTCAAATCTTCCTTTCAGCTTCCTACTCTCGgatcttgaaaagaacGATCCAAATTTCACTGATTTGAGCAACTGA
- the NAB6 gene encoding Nab6p (similar to Saccharomyces cerevisiae NAB6 (YML117W); ancestral locus Anc_8.844): MHPKHTPLNHSFVQNQNHQNLQHHNQNQRIKDSVVYQQGPLLMANQYMNSQAGYYSQQTTMNAPPTPFDTAYGVTLLPSHLLMGSPFVCSPDLFQQGHQQQNHHHRQPYNHYKLTPSSNRSNSKMANGFPPPPALNAPPASRSVINSRHNSYYQLVQGSANSKLFKEPFMITYTVLPKGNDEYRTRSLLFEHVSTSVDLHSFVSKYSKYGPIESIYLFKDSKDDSKNSILLSFLSSKTCLDSYNSVLRRLSEFKSELNSKFLTLSFVSLKYRLQDNFGEIKVKSGNSIEEDKGENGDSLSDALNVTAAASLHYDIINRGATRSIAISLESPCRKEELFDKKLDFLNRKKNQNKRYVLESVDLVIAKEATRHFPQNYVILTFLNITMAVELLDYVRLNATKFGFEKCFFVSVLPQKPTDGPQGNSSSISIHGKSIDNIGINYGSKNASLSSLDSSGSFVSLNQEIESLSNKLQGIQLVTHTIEIKIENYPEPFFAEHDDHVPYVSISEVASLDFQLSEARPQEMQLNESAFLSRESSISNDASFSPQNHSRQSLGSQALPIQAQMPVDAINSAYYMDSPNLGQSMTKPITQSLQRQYASSVEVASLMGGGVGNRTIYIGNVHPRSKPEDVCNVVRGGVLQNVKFIKEKHICFVTFIEASSAVQFYTNAFIDPIVLHGNMLKVGWGHHSGALPKSIALAVTVGASRNVYVSLPEYSFKDKYINDPQYKEYHEKYTIPTEKQLREDFSQYGDIEQINHLSDGHCCWVNFMNISAAIRLVEEVNNDVGEKFHKKFDNRYTGLIIGYGKDRCGNVNKNLVAGKNSRFYKKVKKPSFNIRLNKMEEERRLNEEALRNQHKNNSDQILQFDSLGITLDSSSIKNSPHTNQNNFDTSNGKAVEQHASENSDQEGEELLKLSNESELSNGLEPSSPNLRISSERNTEQETASGRVEDSDDGSVNSEVSTDIELIIHTPIDEKTEFELGNFDDPDEKQLQPKLEGGKVQLSKQKYIASSFDVPSVNSNPPIAPATISRNYSLMVKNQNRISTEPHQSSEQDKSQKQYQNGHKHTIRNNIKSRPRKNSKKRDAKTIPGSDVMAQYLAQLQHSTFMYAANVLGATGEVDKDCIDDSSS, from the coding sequence ATGCACCCTAAGCATACTCCACTCAACCATTCATTTGTGCAAAATCAAAACCATCAAAACCTTCAACATCACAATCAAAACCAGCGAATCAAAGATTCTGTAGTATACCAACAAGGACCCTTGCTAATGGCTAATCAGTATATGAATTCACAGGCTGGGTATTATTCGCAGCAAACGACAATGAATGCTCCGCCAACTCCTTTCGACACGGCTTATGGTGTGACGCTCTTGCCATCACATCTTTTAATGGGCTCACCGTTTGTCTGCTCACCGGATCTTTTCCAACAAGGacatcaacagcaaaatcATCACCATCGCCAACCATACAATCACTACAAGCTGACGCCTTCTTCCAACAGAAGTAATTCGAAAATGGCCAATGGGTTTCCACCTCCACCGGCGTTAAATGCACCTCCAGCTTCAAGAAGTGTGATTAATAGTCGTCACAATAGTTACTATCAGTTAGTTCAAGGATCTGCTAATTCGAAACTTTTTAAAGAGCCATTCATGATTACGTATACGGTATTACCTAAGGGAAACGATGAATACAGGACGAGGTCTTTATTATTTGAGCACGTTAGCACTTCGGTAGACTTACATTCCTTTGTCAGTAAGTATTCGAAATACGGACCAATAGAAAGTAtttatcttttcaaagatagCAAAGATGATAGTAAAAACTCAATATTGTTGAGCTTTTTATCAAGTAAGACTTGCTTGGATTCGTATAATAGTGTTTTGAGGAGACTTTCAGAATTTAAGAGTGAATTAAACTCGAAATTTTTAACTTTGAGCTTCGTTTCATTGAAATACAGACTTCAAGATAATTTTGGTGAAATTAAAGTCAAAAGTGGGAATTCCattgaagaagacaaaGGAGAAAATGGTGATTCTTTAAGTGATGCGCTCAACGTTACTGCAGCCGCTTCGTTGCATTATGATATTATTAATAGAGGTGCTACAAGATCTATTGCCATTTCTCTTGAATCACCATgtagaaaagaagaactttttgataaaaaacttgattttttgaacaggaagaaaaatcaaaataagaGATATGTATTAGAATCTGTCGATTTGGTCAttgcaaaagaagcaaCTAGGCACTTTCCTCAAAACTATGTTATCCTTacctttttgaacattACCATGGCAGTTGAATTACTGGATTATGTAAGGTTGAATGCTACAAAGTTcggatttgaaaaatgcttCTTCGTATCGGTGCTACCTCAAAAACCTACGGATGGACCCCAGGGCAACTCGTCTTCAATCTCCATACATGGGAAATCTATTGATAATATCGGTATCAACTATGGAAGCAAAAACGCTAGTCTAAGTAGTCTGGATTCCTCGGGTTCTTTTGTCTCTTTGAATCAAGAAATCGAATCGCTATCAAATAAATTACAGGGCATTCAGTTAGTCACACATACCATTGAGATTAAAATAGAGAACTATCCGGAACCTTTTTTTGCCGAGCATGATGATCATGTACCATATGTTAGTATAAGTGAAGTGGCTTCTCTAGATTTCCAATTATCGGAGGCACGTCCGCAGGAAATGCAATTAAACGAAAGTGCATTTTTATCTAGAGAATCAAGCATTAGCAACGATGCTAGCTTCTCGCCGCAAAATCATAGTCGTCAATCTTTAGGCTCTCAAGCATTGCCTATTCAAGCTCAAATGCCAGTTGATGCAATTAACTCAGCTTATTATATGGATTCGCCCAACTTAGGGCAGTCTATGACAAAACCAATAACTCAAAGCTTGCAAAGACAATATGCAAGTTCCGTCGAAGTGGCATCACTGATGGGTGGTGGAGTAGGAAACAGAACGATTTACATAGGGAATGTTCATCCTCGTTCTAAACCTGAAGATGTTTGTAATGTGGTTCGAGGAGGCGTGCTTCAAAACGTTaagtttatcaaagaaaagcaTATATGTTTCGTTACGTTTATCGAGGCTTCCAGTGCTGTTCAATTCTATACAAATGCTTTCATCGATCCAATAGTATTACATGGCAATATGTTGAAGGTTGGCTGGGGACATCATTCAGGAGCATTGCCGAAATCTATTGCATTGGCTGTAACTGTTGGTGCAAGTAGAAATGTCTACGTTAGCTTACCTGAATACTCTTTCAAGGATAAATATATCAACGATCCGCAATATAAAGAGTATCATGAGAAGTATACAATACCAACTGAAAAACAGCTTCGCGAAGATTTCAGTCAGTATGGTGATATAGAGCAGATCAATCATCTAAGTGATGGCCATTGTTGTTGGGTAAACTTCATGAACATCTCTGCCGCCATAAGACTTGTAGAAGAGGTCAACAATGATGTCGGAGAGAAATTTCATAAGAAGTTTGATAACCGCTATACTGGCTTGATCATCGGTTATGGTAAGGATCGCTGTGGGAATGTCAACAAAAATCTGGTGGCCGGAAAAAACTCAAGATTTTACAAGAAAGTTAAAAAACCAAGTTTCAACATCAGATTAaacaaaatggaagaagaaagaaggcTTAATGAAGAAGCGCTGAGAAACCAGCATAAAAATAATAGTGACCAAATATTACAATTCGACTCCCTTGGAATTACACTTGACAGTAGTAGCATCAAGAATTCACCACACACCAACCAAAATAACTTCGATACTTCCAATGGTAAGGCTGTTGAGCAGCATGCCAGTGAAAATTCCGATCAGGAAGGAGAAGagctgttgaaattgagTAATGAAAGTGAACTTTCAAATGGATTAGAACCTTCTAGTCCGAATTTAAGGATTTCCTCAGAGCGGAATACTGAACAAGAAACGGCTTCTGGCAGAGTGGAAGATAGCGATGATGGATCCGTAAACTCAGAAGTATCAACAGATATTGAACTAATTATTCATACACCCATCGATGAAAAGActgaatttgaattggGAAATTTTGACGACCCAGATGAAAAACAACTTCAACCGAAACTTGAAGGTGGAAAAGTACAATtatcaaaacaaaagtACATAGCTTCGTCTTTTGACGTTCCGTCAGTTAATTCTAATCCACCGATCGCACCTGCTACAATATCTCGCAACTATTCACTAATGgtcaaaaatcaaaatagGATCTCGACTGAGCCACATCAAAGTTCGGAGCAGGATAAATCTCAAAAGCAATATCAAAACGGCCATAAACACACTATTCGAAATAATATTAAAAGCCGGCCCCGAAAAAATTCTAAGAAGCGCGATGCTAAAACGATTCCTGGGTCAGATGTCATGGCCCAATATCTAGCCCAACTCCAACATTCAACCTTCATGTACGCCGCAAATGTTTTAGGCGCCACAGGAGAAGTAGACAAGGATTGTATTGACGACAGTAGCAGTTaa
- the TOS1 gene encoding Tos1p (similar to Saccharomyces cerevisiae TOS1 (YBR162C); ancestral locus Anc_8.515), with translation MKFTSSLSAISIAAIGAVSFANADCQMSGGNYYCSKAEAIVYSDVGYSGSYMDVSFMDENSCSCSQSSVQVSGSLAPLDEELSVHFRGPVRLLQFGVYYPAGNSNLNKRDEDDVDCVQTVQKHQHKRDVAVQYVEVTSTVYVNGNGESVTSATAVPKAPGNPETGLVSSYTYVNTILSPSQTDSPSSAAASTTSLSPSPSSSSSSSTGSSSSAPASSSPASSNSGSTGSWVRSSYFQPGSASNCVFMNHQGGTAGSGTWSSCFGNSISFAGSDGLSGASSPQALNDVTIASGKEYMIFSGTECSGDSCGYHRENIPAYHGFGGSDKIFVFEFSMPSDTAGSGYNQDMPAIWLLNAKVPRTLQYGNSDCSCWKTGCGEMDLFEILTAGSDKLISHIHSGQGSNGQSSGGGGSQDYFTRPSSGTLKAAVIFNGSDKSVHIVEVDEDFEAELSSSTVSSWLNSAGSNAQML, from the coding sequence ATGAAATTCACCAGTTCCTTGTCTGCCATTTCGATCGCAGCTATCGGAGCTGTCAGCTTTGCCAACGCTGACTGCCAAATGAGCGGTGGTAATTATTACTGTTCCAAGGCAGAAGCTATTGTTTACAGTGACGTTGGATACTCTGGTTCCTACATGGATGTATCTTTTATGGATGAAAATTCCTGTTCCTGTTCACAGTCTTCTGTACAGGTCTCTGGTAGTCTAGCACCATTAGATGAAGAGCTATCTGTTCACTTCAGAGGTCCTGTAAGACTGCTACAGTTCGGTGTTTACTACCCCGCTGGTAATTCAAATCTTAACAAAAGagacgaagatgatgtCGATTGTGTTCAAACTGTTCAGAAACATCAGCATAAAAGAGATGTTGCTGTTCAATACGTTGAGGTTACTTCCACTGTCTATGTTAACGGCAATGGTGAAAGTGTTACATCGGCAACAGCAGTTCCAAAGGCCCCAGGTAACCCAGAGACTGGATTGGTTTCTTCGTACACATATGTGAACACGATTCTCTCCCCATCTCAAACCGATTCTCCCTCATCAGCTGCTGCTTCTACTACTTCCTTGTCACCATCGCCTTCCTCATCGTCGAGCTCCTCTACAGGAAGCTCTTCATCGGCGCcagcttcatcatcaccagCATCTTCCAATTCTGGATCAACTGGTTCATGGGTCAGATCGTCATACTTCCAACCTGGCTCTGCTTCCAACTGTGTTTTCATGAACCACCAAGGTGGTACCGCAGGCTCTGGTACCTGGTCTTCTTGTTTCGGTAACTCTATTTCTTTCGCTGGCTCAGATGGTCTCTCAGGTGCTTCATCTCCACAAGCATTAAACGATGTCACCATTGCATCTGGCAAGGAATATATGATTTTCTCCGGTACTGAATGTAGTGGTGATAGTTGTGGTTATCACAGGGAAAATATTCCTGCTTATCACGGTTTTGGTGGTAgtgataaaatttttgtttttgaattttctaTGCCCTCTGACACTGCTGGTAGTGGCTACAACCAAGATATGCCAGCAATTTGGCTATTAAATGCAAAGGTGCCACGTACTCTACAATACGGTAATTCTGATTGTTCTTGTTGGAAAACTGGATGCGGTGAAATGGAtctatttgaaattttaacTGCAGGATCAGATAAATTGATTAGTCATATTCACAGTGGTCAAGGCTCGAACGGCCAAAGTTCTGGTGGTGGTGGCTCCCAAGACTACTTCACAAGACCAAGTTCAGGAACTCTAAAGGCTGCCGTTATTTTCAACGGTTCCGATAAATCTGTCCACATCGTTGAAGTCGATGAAGACTTCGAAGCCGAACTAAGTTCATCAACTGTGTCATCCTGGTTAAACTCTGCTGGATCAAATGCTCAAATGTTATAG
- the YSY6 gene encoding Ysy6p (similar to Saccharomyces cerevisiae YSY6 (YBR162W- A); ancestral locus Anc_8.516), whose translation MAVQTPKQRIANEKFNKRVEKHRKYGKKKVKGDGSKFNFPISKTWLFVLAFLLVGGGLLELLSHFL comes from the coding sequence ATGGCTGTTCAGACCCCCAAGCAGAGGattgcaaatgaaaagttcaacAAAAGAGTCGAGAAGCACAGGAAGTATGGTAAAAAGAAGGTGAAAGGTGACGGCTCGAAATTCAACTTCCCAATCTCGAAAACTTGGCTCTTCGTGCTAGCGTTTTTACTCGTGGGCGGAGGCCTGTTGGAGCTGCTAAGTCATTTCCTGTGA
- the PDR12 gene encoding ATP-binding cassette multidrug transporter PDR12 (similar to Saccharomyces cerevisiae PDR12 (YPL058C); ancestral locus Anc_8.517) — protein MSSKEDRESKSNENNSYAGSLQSFDADNHSQDAERLGTSSQLSRHLTNILSNEEGVERLASMARVLSTKTKRQMDKFEVDALDFDLRALLNYLRSHQLEQGIEPGDSGVAFKGLTAVGIDASAAYGPSVEEMLRGLVRLPFHLKSLFKKSTDVPLRNIIQNCTGVVESGEMLFVVGRPGAGCSTLLKCVSGETSELVEVKGEFSYDGLDQEEMMSRYKGYVIYCPELDFHFPKITVKETIDFALKCKTPRVRIDNMTRKEYVDNVRDMWCTVFGLRHTYATKVGNDFVRGVSGGERKRVSLVEAQAMSASIYSWDNATRGLDASTALEFAQAIRTATNMMNNSAIVAIYQAGENIYELFDKATVLYNGRQIYFGPADKAVGYFENMGWIKPNRMTSAEFLTSVTVDYENRTLDIAPGYEDKIPKSGGEFEEYWLNSNDYQELLKSYDDYQARHQAEETRDRLEVAKKQRLQVGQREKSQFVVNYWTQVWYCMMRGFQRVKGDQTYTKVYLSSFLIKGLVVGSMFHRIDPKSYSTTEGAYSRGGLLFYVLLFAAVTSLAEIANSFANRPIVVKQKSYSMYHISAESLQEIFTEMPTKLIAIIVLSLVSYWIPFLKFTAGAFFQYMLYLFTVQQCTSFIFKFVATLTKDGETAHAVGGLYVLMLCTFAGFVLPIPEMHHWIRWFHYLNPLTYGFESLMSTEFHGRQMRCSELVPSGSGYENVSIANQVCNAAGAVKGQFYVSGDAYIKQHYHFSYNHAWRDWGINVVWTFGYIVLNVILSEFLKPLEGGGDLLLYKRGHMPEFGTESAEAKTASREEMMEALNGPGVDLNKVIAEKDVFTWNHLDYTIPYDGATRQLLSDVFGYVKPGKMTALMGESGAGKTTLLNVLAQRINMGVITGDMLVNAQSLPASFNRSCGYVAQADNHMAELSVRESLRFAAELRQPASTPLEEKYEYVEKILTLLGMQNYAEALVGKTGRGLNVEQRKKLSIGVELVAKPSLLLFLDEPTSGLDSQSAWSIVQFMRALADSGQSILCTIHQPSATLFEQFDRLLLLKKGGKMVYFGDIGTNSSSLLSYFERESGVKCGKSENPAEYMLNCIGAGATASADADWHELWLKSPECAAAREEVEELHRILPSRPITDDPEMATKFAASYTTQMKVLLRRTALQFWRSPIYIRGKFLECVSCALFVGLSYVGVNHSIGGAQEAFSSVFMLLLISLAMINQLHVFAYASRELYEVREAASNTFHWSALLLSHYTVETMWSTACQFMCYICYYWPAQYSGRASHAGFFFFFYVLIFPAYFCSYGLWILYMAPDVPSASMINSNVFAAMLLFCGILQPRQKMPGFWRRFMYNVSPFTYVVQALVGPLVHNKPVICAPDEFNILDPPEGQTCGEFLGTYLENNPGYLVNHDATENCQYCPFSVQDQVVEQFNVRWAQRWRNFGFMWAYIIFNLVAMCVCYYVARVKVWSLKSVLNVKSWFSKPRKERHEKDTTIFQQKPGDKEKVQKTT, from the coding sequence atgtcTTCGAAGGAGGATCGTGAGAGTAAATCCAATGAGAACAACTCATACGCCGGTTCTCTGCAGAGCTTTGATGCTGACAACCACAGTCAAGATGCAGAACGTCTCGGCACGTCGTCTCAGCTGTCACGTCATTTGACCAATATATTATCCAATGAAGAAGGTGTCGAGAGACTGGCATCGATGGCAAGAGTTTTATCCACCAAAACTAAAAGACAAATGGACAAATTCGAAGTTGATGCCCTGGATTTCGATTTACGTGCccttttgaattatttgaGATCACATCAATTGGAACAAGGTATTGAACCTGGTGATTCTGGTGTTGCTTTCAAAGGCTTAACAGCAGTTGGTATTGATGCTTCTGCGGCTTATGGGCCAagtgttgaagaaatgttAAGAGGTTTGGTGCGTTTACCTTTCCATCTTAAATCTTTATTCAAGAAGTCAACTGATGTTCCATTGAGAAATATTATTCAAAACTGTACAGGTGTCGTTGAATCTGGAGAAATGTTATTCGTCGTTGGTAGACCAGGTGCAGGTTGTTCGACACTTTTAAAGTGTGTATCCGGTGAAACAAGTGAATTGGTTGAAGTTAAGGGCGAATTTTCTTACGACGGTTTAgatcaagaagaaatgatgtCTAGATACAAAGGTTACGTTATCTACTGTCCTGAATTGGACttccattttccaaaaattaCTGTTAAGGAAACAATTGATTTTGCGTTGAAATGTAAAACCCCTCGTGTTAGAATTGATAACATGACGAGAAAAGAATACGTTGATAACGTCAGAGACATGTGGTGTACAGTCTTCGGTTTGAGACACACCTACGCTACTAAAGTCGGTAACGATTTCGTTAGAGGTGTCTCTGGTGGTGAAAGAAAGCGTGTTTCCTTGGTTGAAGCTCAAGCAATGAGTGCATCAATATATTCTTGGGATAATGCGACAAGAGGTTTAGATGCATCGACAGCTTTAGAATTCGCACAAGCTATTAGAACAGCTACCAATATGATGAATAATTCTGCTATTGTTGCTATTTATCAGGCTGGTGAGAATATTTATGAATTGTTCGATAAAGCTACTGTTCTGTACAACGGTAGACAAATTTATTTTGGTCCTGCTGATAAAGCTGTTGGttactttgaaaatatggGATGGATTAAGCCAAACAGAATGACATCAGCAGAATTCTTGACCTCTGTTACTGTTGATTATGAAAATAGAACATTGGATATTGCACCAGGTTACGAGGATAAAATACCCAAATCCGGTGGAGAATTCGAGGAGTATTGGCTAAATTCTAACGATTACCAAGAGCTTTTAAAATCTTATGATGATTATCAGGCAAGACATCAAGCGGAAGAAACAAGAGATAGGTTGGAAGTGGCCAAAAAACAGAGATTACAGGTTGGACAACGTGAAAAATCACAGTTTGTGGTTAACTATTGGACACAGGTTTGGTACTGTATGATGCGTGGCTTTCAGAGAGTCAAAGGTGATCAAACTTATACCAAAGTCTATTTATCTTCCTTCCTAATTAAAGGTTTAGTTGTCGGATCCATGTTTCATAGAATAGATCCCAAAAGTTATTCCACTACTGAGGGTGCATACTCTCGTGGTGGTCTTCTATTTTATGTTTTACTTTTTGCTGCTGTTACATCTCTAGCTGAAATTGCTAATTCGTTCGCTAATAGGCCGATTGTTGTCAAACAAAAGTCTTATTCGATGTATCACATTTCTGCAGAATctcttcaagaaatttttactGAGATGCCAACTAAGTTGATTGCCATTATTGTTTTATCTTTGGTCTCGTACTGGATTCCCTTTTTGAAGTTCACTGCTGGTGCATTCTTTCAGTATATGCTTTATCTGTTTACAGTTCAACAATGTACTTCttttatcttcaaattcgTTGCGACATTAACTAAAGATGGTGAAACTGCGCATGCCGTAGGTGGTTTGTACGTGCTAATGCTTTGTACCTTTGCTGGTTTTGTTTTACCTATTCCAGAAATGCATCATTGGATCAGATGGTTTCATTATCTCAATCCGCTTACTTATGGGTTTGAAAGTTTAATGTCAACAGAATTCCACGGAAGACAAATGAGATGCAGTGAGCTGGTCCCAAGTGGATCAGGTTACGAGAACGTATCAATTGCAAACCAAGTCTGTAATGCAGCTGGTGCCGTCAAAGGTCAATTTTACGTGAGCGGTGATGCATATATTAAACAGCATTATCATTTCAGTTATAATCACGCTTGGAGGGATTGGGGTATCAACGTTGTTTGGACGTTTGGCTACATTGTGCTTAATGTTATCctttcagaatttttgaaaccatTAGAGGGTGGTGGTGATTTGCTGTTGTATAAAAGAGGACACATGCCGGAATTTGGAACTGAATCAGCTGAAGCTAAAACGGCAAGTagagaagaaatgatgGAGGCGCTTAATGGTCCTGGTGTCGATCTAAATAAGGTTATTGCCGAAAAAGATGTGTTCACTTGGAATCATTTGGATTATACTATTCCATACGACGGTGCAACGAGACAATTGCTAAGTGATGTTTTCGGGTACGTGAAACCTGGTAAGATGACGGCACTTATGGGTGAATCCGGTGCTGGTAAAACTACTTTATTGAATGTGCTCGctcaaagaataaataTGGGTGTTATTACTGGTGATATGCTGGTCAACGCGCAATCACTACCTGCATCTTTCAACAGATCATGTGGTTATGTTGCTCAAGCAGATAACCATATGGCTGAGTTATCTGTGAGGGAATCTCTAAGATTTGCTGCTGAACTGAGACAACCGGCTTCAACCCCATTAGAGGAGAAATATGAATATGTTGAGAAAATTCTTACTTTACTGGGTATGCAAAATTATGCCGAAGCATTAGTTGGTAAAACAGGAAGAGGTCTGAATGTTGaacagagaaaaaaattgtctATTGGTGTCGAACTGGTTGCAAAACCctctttattattatttttagATGAGCCAACTTCAGGTTTGGATTCACAATCTGCTTGGTCTATTGTCCAGTTCATGAGAGCGTTGGCAGATTCGGGACAGTCTATTCTATGTACTATTCACCAACCTTCAGCTACTTTATTTGAACAATTCGATAGATTactgcttttgaaaaagggTGGTAAAATGGTGTACTTTGGTGATATTGGTACCAACTCTAGTTCCTTGTTAAGTTATTTTGAACGTGAATCAGGTGTTAAATGTGGTAAATCTGAGAATCCTGCCGAATATATGTTGAACTGTATTGGTGCTGGTGCTACTGCAAGTGCTGACGCTGACTGGCACGAACTGTGGTTGAAGTCTCCTGAATGTGCAGCAGCaagagaagaagttgaGGAGCTTCACCGTATACTTCCAAGCAGACCGATCACTGACGACCCGGAGATGGCAACCAAATTCGCAGCTTCTTACACAACCCAAATGAAGGTTCTGTTAAGGAGAACAGCCTTGCAATTCTGGAGATCACCTATCTACATCAGAGgtaaatttttggaatgTGTTTCTTGTGCTTTATTTGTTGGTCTATCATATGTTGGTGTCAATCATTCCATTGGTGGTGCTCAGGAAGCCTTTTCCTCTGTTTTCATGTTATTGTTGATTTCTTTGGCTATGATCAATCAACTCCACGTTTTCGCTTATGCTAGTAGAGAATTGTACGAGGTTAGAGAGGCTGCGTCGAATACTTTCCATTGGAGCGCTTTGCTTTTAAGTCATTATACTGTTGAGACAATGTGGTCAACTGCTTGTCAGTTCATGTGTTACATTTGTTACTACTGGCCTGCGCAATATAGTGGAAGAGCATCTCATGCaggtttcttcttcttcttttacgTTTTGATTTTCCCTGCATACTTCTGTTCTTATGGTTTATGGATTTTGTACATGGCACCTGATGTCCCATCAGCTTCCATGATCAATTCAAACGTCTTCGCTGCTATGTTACTGTTCTGTGGTATTCTGCAGCCAAGGCAAAAAATGCCAGGGTTCTGGAGAAGGTTTATGTATAATGTTTCACCATTCACTTATGTCGTCCAAGCTCTAGTTGGTCCATTGGTACATAACAAACCAGTGATTTGTGCGCCGGATGAATTCAACATTTTAGATCCACCTGAAGGACAAACTTGTGGCGAATTTTTGGGAACCTATCTGGAAAACAACCCAGGATATCTGGTTAATCATGATGCTACGGAAAACTGCCAATATTGTCCATTTTCTGTTCAGGATCAGGTGGTCGAACAGTTCAATGTTCGTTGGGCCCAAAGATGGAGAAATTTCGGTTTTATGTGGGCTTACATCATATTTAACCTTGTAGCTATGTGTGTTTGCTACTACGTCGCGAGAGTTAAAGTGTGGTCGCTGAAATCAGTCTTAAACGTAAAGAGCTGGTTTAGCAAACcaagaaaggaaagacACGAAAAGGACACTACtatctttcaacaaaagCCAGGTGACAAGGAAAAGGTCCAAAAAACCACTTAA